A window from Primulina eburnea isolate SZY01 chromosome 2, ASM2296580v1, whole genome shotgun sequence encodes these proteins:
- the LOC140821265 gene encoding uncharacterized protein isoform X1 has protein sequence MENKEKNEKDEAEAVADFVRKEVSDWDDEVKGRARFKALSGQRSDWEPLYLFWRDLIIKVARHLGIFLICPSHVQSLWFHRNGLSPLCLHSVLVEMCRAGDLLPLSSAHPPTVTSHLSHFLRKSINFLVSRPSISNDDSLTLSGDSYILAALLEERALEVIKTLSENNWTISCVITMRKFQDICLGSKEALVILNYLSTHGKAKHLVMNTAERIEGVKVCLTTEGAVANASSMDYSVLQLIWTAEKLEQQLNVIDQRYHKTRNSALAFLKSGNKIVALKYAKELKQVSLSREKCTALLERVEKVIQVIADAESSKMVSEAIQISSRAIQENQITIEEVELCLQEIDENIHSMKQVDSVLESPVYTDLVEEDIEDEFKKLQQEISGETTTQFSNKNGDDNNNSVEAPDMSSSTDLLGKALSNLNLKDDSSMDSVTECSKELVSNKSKHKIPVSSVL, from the exons ATGGAAAACAAAGAAAAGAACGAAAAAGATGAAGCAGAGGCGGTGGCTGATTTTGTTCGAAAAGAGGTTAGTGATTGGGATGACGAGGTTAAGGGACGAGCAAGATTTAAAGCCCTAAGCGGACAGAGATCTGATTGGGAACCGCTTTACCTTTTCTGGAGGGATTTGATTATTAAGGTCGCACGTCACCTCGGAATCTTCCTCATCTGCCCCTCCCACGTTCAATCCCTCTGGTTCCATCGAAATGGCTTGTCCCCTCTGTGCCTCCACAGCGTGCTTGTGGAGATGTGCCGAGCCGGTGACTTGTTGCCGCTCTCCTCCGCTCATCCACCTACTGTAACTTCTCATCTCTCTCACTTTCTTCGcaaatcaataaattttttggTGTCTCGTCCTTCAATTTCTAATGATGATAGTCTCACTCTTTCCGGAGACAGTTACATTCTTGCCGCACTCTTAGAG GAAAGAGCTTTGGAAGTGATAAAGACTTTGTCCGAAAACAACTGGACAATTTCTTGTGTCATTACCATGAGAAAGTTTCAAGATATTTGTCTAGGATCAAAGGAAGCACTTGTGATTCTAAATTATTTGTCAACACATGGCAAGGCAAAACACCTCGTCATGAACACAGCTGAACGGATAGAG GGAGTAAAAGTTTGTCTTACTACTGAGGGAGCAGTTGCTAATGCCTCAAGTATGGACTACAGTGTTTTGCAATTAATTTGGACTGCAGAAAAGCTAGAACAACAGCTTAATGTGATTGACCAGCGATATCACAA AACCAGGAACTCAGCTCTAGCTTTTCTTAAATCTGGAAACAAGATAGTCGCCCTGAAATATGCAAAAGAACTGAAGCAGGTATCTCTGAGCAGAGAAAAATGCACTGCACTTTTGGAGCGGGTGGAGAAAGTTATCCAGGTCATTGCAGATGCCGAGTCATCTAAAATG GTTTCCGAGGCCATACAAATCAGCAGCCGGGCGATACAAGAAAATCAGATTACAATTGAAGAAGTTGAGCTCTGTCTGCAGGAAATCGATGAGAATATTCATTCTATGAAACAAGTTGACAGTGTTTTAG AATCTCCTGTATATACAGATCTAGTTGAAGAAGATATAGAAGATGAATTCAAGAAGCTTCAGCAGGAAATTAGTGGTGAAACGACCACCCAATTTTCGAACAAAAATGGGGACGATAACAATAACTCTGTCGAAGCTCCAGATATGTCATCATCAACGGATTTATTGGGCAAGGCTTTGTCAAATCTTAATCTTAAGGACGACTCATCAATGGACTCGGTAACCGAATGTTCAAAAGAGCTGGTAAGCAACAAAAGCAAGCACAAAATCCCTGTATCTAGTGTTTTGTAA
- the LOC140821265 gene encoding uncharacterized protein isoform X3 yields the protein MENKEKNEKDEAEAVADFVRKEVSDWDDEVKGRARFKALSGQRSDWEPLYLFWRDLIIKVARHLGIFLICPSHVQSLWFHRNGLSPLCLHSVLVEMCRAGDLLPLSSAHPPTERALEVIKTLSENNWTISCVITMRKFQDICLGSKEALVILNYLSTHGKAKHLVMNTAERIEGVKVCLTTEGAVANASSMDYSVLQLIWTAEKLEQQLNVIDQRYHKTRNSALAFLKSGNKIVALKYAKELKQVSLSREKCTALLERVEKVIQVIADAESSKMVSEAIQISSRAIQENQITIEEVELCLQEIDENIHSMKQVDSVLESPVYTDLVEEDIEDEFKKLQQEISGETTTQFSNKNGDDNNNSVEAPDMSSSTDLLGKALSNLNLKDDSSMDSVTECSKELVSNKSKHKIPVSSVL from the exons ATGGAAAACAAAGAAAAGAACGAAAAAGATGAAGCAGAGGCGGTGGCTGATTTTGTTCGAAAAGAGGTTAGTGATTGGGATGACGAGGTTAAGGGACGAGCAAGATTTAAAGCCCTAAGCGGACAGAGATCTGATTGGGAACCGCTTTACCTTTTCTGGAGGGATTTGATTATTAAGGTCGCACGTCACCTCGGAATCTTCCTCATCTGCCCCTCCCACGTTCAATCCCTCTGGTTCCATCGAAATGGCTTGTCCCCTCTGTGCCTCCACAGCGTGCTTGTGGAGATGTGCCGAGCCGGTGACTTGTTGCCGCTCTCCTCCGCTCATCCACCTACT GAAAGAGCTTTGGAAGTGATAAAGACTTTGTCCGAAAACAACTGGACAATTTCTTGTGTCATTACCATGAGAAAGTTTCAAGATATTTGTCTAGGATCAAAGGAAGCACTTGTGATTCTAAATTATTTGTCAACACATGGCAAGGCAAAACACCTCGTCATGAACACAGCTGAACGGATAGAG GGAGTAAAAGTTTGTCTTACTACTGAGGGAGCAGTTGCTAATGCCTCAAGTATGGACTACAGTGTTTTGCAATTAATTTGGACTGCAGAAAAGCTAGAACAACAGCTTAATGTGATTGACCAGCGATATCACAA AACCAGGAACTCAGCTCTAGCTTTTCTTAAATCTGGAAACAAGATAGTCGCCCTGAAATATGCAAAAGAACTGAAGCAGGTATCTCTGAGCAGAGAAAAATGCACTGCACTTTTGGAGCGGGTGGAGAAAGTTATCCAGGTCATTGCAGATGCCGAGTCATCTAAAATG GTTTCCGAGGCCATACAAATCAGCAGCCGGGCGATACAAGAAAATCAGATTACAATTGAAGAAGTTGAGCTCTGTCTGCAGGAAATCGATGAGAATATTCATTCTATGAAACAAGTTGACAGTGTTTTAG AATCTCCTGTATATACAGATCTAGTTGAAGAAGATATAGAAGATGAATTCAAGAAGCTTCAGCAGGAAATTAGTGGTGAAACGACCACCCAATTTTCGAACAAAAATGGGGACGATAACAATAACTCTGTCGAAGCTCCAGATATGTCATCATCAACGGATTTATTGGGCAAGGCTTTGTCAAATCTTAATCTTAAGGACGACTCATCAATGGACTCGGTAACCGAATGTTCAAAAGAGCTGGTAAGCAACAAAAGCAAGCACAAAATCCCTGTATCTAGTGTTTTGTAA
- the LOC140821265 gene encoding uncharacterized protein isoform X2 produces MENKEKNEKDEAEAVADFVRKEVSDWDDEVKGRARFKALSGQRSDWEPLYLFWRDLIIKVARHLGIFLICPSHVQSLWFHRNGLSPLCLHSVLVEMCRAGDLLPLSSAHPPTVTSHLSHFLRKSINFLVSRPSISNDDSLTLSGDSYILAALLEERALEVIKTLSENNWTISCVITMRKFQDICLGSKEALVILNYLSTHGKAKHLVMNTAERIEGVKVCLTTEGAVANASSMDYSVLQLIWTAEKLEQQLNVIDQRYHKTRNSALAFLKSGNKIVALKYAKELKQVSLSREKCTALLERVEKVIQVIADAESSKMVSEAIQISSRAIQENQITIEEVELCLQEIDENIHSMKQVDSVLDLVEEDIEDEFKKLQQEISGETTTQFSNKNGDDNNNSVEAPDMSSSTDLLGKALSNLNLKDDSSMDSVTECSKELVSNKSKHKIPVSSVL; encoded by the exons ATGGAAAACAAAGAAAAGAACGAAAAAGATGAAGCAGAGGCGGTGGCTGATTTTGTTCGAAAAGAGGTTAGTGATTGGGATGACGAGGTTAAGGGACGAGCAAGATTTAAAGCCCTAAGCGGACAGAGATCTGATTGGGAACCGCTTTACCTTTTCTGGAGGGATTTGATTATTAAGGTCGCACGTCACCTCGGAATCTTCCTCATCTGCCCCTCCCACGTTCAATCCCTCTGGTTCCATCGAAATGGCTTGTCCCCTCTGTGCCTCCACAGCGTGCTTGTGGAGATGTGCCGAGCCGGTGACTTGTTGCCGCTCTCCTCCGCTCATCCACCTACTGTAACTTCTCATCTCTCTCACTTTCTTCGcaaatcaataaattttttggTGTCTCGTCCTTCAATTTCTAATGATGATAGTCTCACTCTTTCCGGAGACAGTTACATTCTTGCCGCACTCTTAGAG GAAAGAGCTTTGGAAGTGATAAAGACTTTGTCCGAAAACAACTGGACAATTTCTTGTGTCATTACCATGAGAAAGTTTCAAGATATTTGTCTAGGATCAAAGGAAGCACTTGTGATTCTAAATTATTTGTCAACACATGGCAAGGCAAAACACCTCGTCATGAACACAGCTGAACGGATAGAG GGAGTAAAAGTTTGTCTTACTACTGAGGGAGCAGTTGCTAATGCCTCAAGTATGGACTACAGTGTTTTGCAATTAATTTGGACTGCAGAAAAGCTAGAACAACAGCTTAATGTGATTGACCAGCGATATCACAA AACCAGGAACTCAGCTCTAGCTTTTCTTAAATCTGGAAACAAGATAGTCGCCCTGAAATATGCAAAAGAACTGAAGCAGGTATCTCTGAGCAGAGAAAAATGCACTGCACTTTTGGAGCGGGTGGAGAAAGTTATCCAGGTCATTGCAGATGCCGAGTCATCTAAAATG GTTTCCGAGGCCATACAAATCAGCAGCCGGGCGATACAAGAAAATCAGATTACAATTGAAGAAGTTGAGCTCTGTCTGCAGGAAATCGATGAGAATATTCATTCTATGAAACAAGTTGACAGTGTTTTAG ATCTAGTTGAAGAAGATATAGAAGATGAATTCAAGAAGCTTCAGCAGGAAATTAGTGGTGAAACGACCACCCAATTTTCGAACAAAAATGGGGACGATAACAATAACTCTGTCGAAGCTCCAGATATGTCATCATCAACGGATTTATTGGGCAAGGCTTTGTCAAATCTTAATCTTAAGGACGACTCATCAATGGACTCGGTAACCGAATGTTCAAAAGAGCTGGTAAGCAACAAAAGCAAGCACAAAATCCCTGTATCTAGTGTTTTGTAA